In Phocoena phocoena chromosome 11, mPhoPho1.1, whole genome shotgun sequence, one DNA window encodes the following:
- the PAN2 gene encoding PAN2-PAN3 deadenylation complex catalytic subunit PAN2 isoform X4, producing MNFEVLDPGLAEYAPAMHSALDPVLDAHLNPSLLQNVELDPEGVALEALPVQESVHIMEGVYSELHSVVAEVGVPVSVSHFDLHEEMLWVGSHGGHATSFFGPALERYSSFQVNGSDDIRQIQSLENGILFLTKNNLKYMARGGLIIFDYLLDESEDMHSLLLTDSSTLLVGGLQNHILEIDLNTVQETQKYAVETPGVTIMRQTNRFFFCGHTSGRVSLRDLRTFKVEHEFDAFSGSLSDFDVHGNLLATCGFSSRLTGLACDRFLKVYDLRMMRAITPLQVHVDPAFLRFIPTYTSRLAIISQSGQCQFCEPTGLANPADIFHVNPVGPLLMTFDVSASKQALAFGDSEGCVHLWTDSPEPSFNPYSRETEFALPCLVDSLPPLDWSQDLLPLSLIPVPLTTDTLLSDWPAANSAPAPRRAPPVDAEILRTMKKVGFIGYAPNPRTRLRNQIPYRLKESDSEFDSFSQVTESPVGREEEPHRHMVSKKYRKVTIKYSKLGLEDFDFKHYNKTLFAGLEPHIPNAYCNCMIQVLYFLEPVRCLIQNHLCQKEFCLACELGFLFHMLDLSRGDPCQGSNFLRAFRTIPEASALGLILADSDEASGKGNLARLIQRWNRFILTQLHQDLQELEVPQAYRGAGGSFCSSGDSVIGQLFSCEMENCSLCRCGSETVRASSTLLFTLSYPEDKTGKNCDFAQVLKRSICLEQNTQAWCDNCEKYQPTIQTRNICHLPDILVINCEVNSLKEADFWRMQAEVAFKIAIKKHGGEISKNKEFALADWKELGSPEGMLMCPSIEELKNVWLPFSIRMKMTKNKGLDVCNWTDGDEMQWGPARAEEEHGVYVYDLMATVVHILDSRTGGSLVAHIKVGETYHQRKEGVTHQQWYLFNDFLIEPIDKHEAVQFDMNWKVPAILYYIKRNLNSKYNLNIKNPIEASVLLAEASLARKQRKTHTTFIPLMLNEMPQVGDLVGLDAEFVTLNEEEAELRSDGTKSTIKPSQMSVARITCVRGQGPNEGIPFIDDYISTQEQVVDYLTQYSGIKPGDLDAKISSKHLTTLKSTYLKLRFLIDIGVKFVGHGLQKDFRVINLMVPKDQVLDTVYLFHMPRKRMISLRFLAWYFLDLKIQGETHDSIEDARTALQLYRKYLELSKNGTEPESFHKVLKGLYEKGRKMDWKVPEPEGQTSPKNAAVFSSVLAL from the exons atgaacTTCGAGGTTCTGGACCCTGGACTAGCAGAGTATGCTCCAGCCATGCATTCTGCCCTGGATCCTGTCCTGGATGCCCACCTGAACCCAAGTCTGCTACAGAATGTGGAGCTGGACCCGGAGGGAGTGGCCTTAGAGGCTCTTCCCGTCCAGGAGTCAGTGCACATAATGGAAGGTGTCTACTCTGAGTTGCACAGTGTGGTGGCTGAAGTGGGTGTGCCTGTCTCCGTCTCCCACTTTGACTTGCACGAGGAGATGCTGTGGGTGGGAAGCCATGGG GGCCATGCCACGTCATTTTTCGGCCCAGCTTTGGAACGCTACTCATCATTTCAGGTCAATGGCAGTGATGACATTCGGCAGATCCAAAGCCTGGAGAATGGCATCCTTTTTCTTACCAAGAACAACCTGAAGTATATGGCCCGTGGAGGCCTTATTATATTTGATTACCT GCTGGATGAGAGTGAAGATATGCACAGTCTGCTGCTGACTGACAGCAGCACTCTGCTCGTTGGTGGGCTGCAGAACCACATATTGGAGATTGACCTTAACACTGTCCAGGAGACTCAGAAG TATGCAGTTGAGACACCTGGAGTCACTATCATGAGACAGACGAATCGCTTCTTCTTCTGTGGCCACACATCTGGCAGG GTTTCCCTGCGAGACCTCCGTACTTTTAAGGTGGAGCATGAGTTTGATGCCTTCTCAGGGAGTCTGTCGGATTTTGATGTGCACGGCAACCTGCTAGCCACTTGTGGTTTCTCCAGCCGCCTCACCGGCCTGGCCTGTGACCGTTTCCTTAAGGTGTATGATCTACGCATGATGCGTGCCATCACACCACTTCAAGTTCATGTGGATCCTGCCTTCTTACGCTTCATCCCTACATACACTTCTCGTCTTGCTATCATCTCCCAGTCAG GGCAGTGCCAGTTTTGTGAGCCCACAGGCCTGGCCAATCCAGCAGACATCTTTCACGTGAATCCTGTGGGGCCTCTGCTAATGACGTTTGACGTGTCAGCCAGCAAGCAGGCCCTCGCCTTTGGGGATTCTGAGGGCTGTGTGCATCTCTGGACTGATTCCCCTGAGCCTTCCTTCAACCCCTACTCCCGTGAGACCGAGTTTGCTTTGCCCTGTCTCGTGGACTCACTGCCTCCTCTGGACTGGAGCCAGGACCTGCTGCCTCTTTCCCTCATCCCTGTCCCGCTCACCACTGACACGCTTCTCTCTGATTGGCCTGCTGCCAACTCCGCTCCAGCTCCCAG GCGAGCACCCCCTGTGGATGCAGAGATTCTGCGCACCATGAAGAAGGTGGGCTTCATTGGCTATGCACCCAACCCCCGCACCAGGCTGCGCAATCAG ATTCCTTACCGACTCAAGGAGTCTGACAGTGAATTTGACAGCTTCAGCCAGGTCACTGAGTCACCAGTAGGGCGGGAAGAGGAGCCACATCGCCACATGGTCTCTAAGAAATACCGCAAG GTGACCATCAAATACTCCAAGCTAGGGCTGGAGGACTTTGACTTCAAACACTACAATAAGACGCTGTTTGCTGGATTAGAGCCCCACATCCCCAATGCCTACTGTAACTGCATGATCCAG GTGCTCTATTTCCTGGAGCCTGTTCGCTGTCTAATCCAGAACCACCTTTGCCAGAAGGAGTTCTGCCTAGCATGTGAGCTGGGCTTCCTCTTCCACATGTTGGACCTCTCCCGAGGTGACCCTTGTCAG GGCAGTAATTTTCTTCGGGCGTTCCGCACCATTCCTGAGGCCTCGGCCCTTGGTCTGATTTTGGCTGACTCGGATGAGGCTTCAGGCAAGGGCAATCTGGCCAGGCTCATTCAGAGGTGGAATCGCTTCATTCTCACTCAACTGCATCAAGATTTGCAGGAGCTGGAAGTACCCCAGGCTTATCGAGGTGCTGGAGGCAG CTTTTGCTCATCGGGAGACTCTGTCATTGGGCAGCTGTTCAGCTGTGAGATGGAAAACTGCAGCCTCTGCCGCTGTGGCAGTGAGACCGTGCGAGCCTCATCCACCCTACTCTTCACGCTCTCCTACCCTGAGG ATAAAACCGGGAAGAACTGTGACTTTGCTCAGGTGCTGAAGCGAAGCATCTGCCTGGAGCAGAATACACAGGCCTGGTGTGACAACTGTGAAAAGTACCAGCCCACG ATTCAGACCCGCAACATCTGCCATCTCCCAGATATTCTTGTCATCAATTGTGAGGTGAACAGCTTGAAAGAAGCTGATTTCTGGAGAATGCAGGCTGAG GTTGCCTTCAAGATAGCAATAAAGAAGCATGGTGGGGAAATCTCCAAGAATAAGGAGTTTGCTTTGGCTGATTG GAAGGAACTAGGGAGTCCAGAGGGCATGCTGATGTGTCCCTCCATTGAGGAGTTGAAGAATGTCTGGCTTCCTTTCTCCATTCGAATGAAGATGACCAAGAACAAAGGGCTGGATGTTTGCAATTGGACTGATGGGGATGAGATGCAG TGGGGCCCAGCCAGGGCAGAGGAGGAGCATGGTGTCTATGTGTATGACCTGATGGCTACTGTGGTACACATCCTGGACTCACGCACAGGGGGCAGCCTGGTGGCTCACATCAAAGTTGGAGAGACCTACCACCAGCGCAAGGAG GGTGTTACCCACCAGCAGTGGTATCTCTTCAACGACTTTCTCATTGAACCTATTGATAAG caTGAAGCTGTGCAGTTTGACATGAATTGGAAAGTGCCTGCTATCCTTTATTACATCAAAAGGAATCTTAATTCCAAATACAACCTGAACA TTAAGAACCCCATCGAGGCAAGTGTTCTGCTGGCTGAAGCCTCATTAGCACGGAAGCAGCGGAAAACACATACGACCTTTATTCCCCTGATGCTGAATGAGATGCCACAGGTTGGGGACTTGGTGGGCCTGGACGCTGAGTTTGTCACCCTTAATGAG GAAGAAGCAGAGCTGCGCAGCGATGGCACCAAGTCTACCATCAAGCCAAGCCAGATGTCAGTAGCGAGGATTACCTGCGTTAGGGGCCAGGGACCCAATGAGGGTATCCCCTTCATTGATGACTACATCTCTACCCAGGAGCAG GTGGTGGATTACTTGACTCAGTACTCAGGGATAAAGCCAGGAGACCTTGATGCCAAGATTTCCTCTAAGCACCTTACAACTCTAAAGTCTACCTACTTAAAGCTTCGTTTTCTCATAGACATTGGAGTCAAGTTTGTGGGTCACGGTCTGCAGAAGGACTTCCGGGTCATCAACCTCATG GTGCCCAAGGACCAAGTCCTTGACACTGTTTATCTATTTCACATGCCCCGAAAACGAATGATTTCCCTGCGATTCCTTGCTTGGTACTTTCTGG ACTTGAAGATTCAAGGGGAGACCCATGACAGTATTGAGGATGCCCGCACAGCCCTTCAGCTTTACCGAAAGTATCTGGAGCTAAGCAAAAATGGCACTGAGCCTGAGTCCTTCCACAAAGTGCTCAAGGGCCTTTACGAGAAAGGCCGAAAGATGGACTGGAAGGTGCCTGAGCCCGAGGGCCAGACAAGTCCCAAGA ATGCAGCTGTCTTCTCTTCAGTGCTGGCGCTCTGA
- the PAN2 gene encoding PAN2-PAN3 deadenylation complex catalytic subunit PAN2 isoform X8 yields the protein MNFEVLDPGLAEYAPAMHSALDPVLDAHLNPSLLQNVELDPEGVALEALPVQESVHIMEGVYSELHSVVAEVGVPVSVSHFDLHEEMLWVGSHGGHATSFFGPALERYSSFQVNGSDDIRQIQSLENGILFLTKNNLKYMARGGLIIFDYLLDESEDMHSLLLTDSSTLLVGGLQNHILEIDLNTVQETQKYAVETPGVTIMRQTNRFFFCGHTSGRVSLRDLRTFKVEHEFDAFSGSLSDFDVHGNLLATCGFSSRLTGLACDRFLKVYDLRMMRAITPLQVHVDPAFLRFIPTYTSRLAIISQSGQCQFCEPTGLANPADIFHVNPVGPLLMTFDVSASKQALAFGDSEGCVHLWTDSPEPSFNPYSRETEFALPCLVDSLPPLDWSQDLLPLSLIPVPLTTDTLLSDWPAANSAPAPRRAPPVDAEILRTMKKVGFIGYAPNPRTRLRNQIPYRLKESDSEFDSFSQVTESPVGREEEPHRHMVSKKYRKVTIKYSKLGLEDFDFKHYNKTLFAGLEPHIPNAYCNCMIQVLYFLEPVRCLIQNHLCQKEFCLACELGFLFHMLDLSRGDPCQGSNFLRAFRTIPEASALGLILADSDEASGKGNLARLIQRWNRFILTQLHQDLQELEVPQAYRGAGGSFCSSGDSVIGQLFSCEMENCSLCRCGSETVRASSTLLFTLSYPEDKTGKNCDFAQVLKRSICLEQNTQAWCDNCEKYQPTIQTRNICHLPDILVINCEVNSLKEADFWRMQAEVAFKIAIKKHGGEISKNKEFALADWKELGSPEGMLMCPSIEELKNVWLPFSIRMKMTKNKGLDVCNWTDGDEMQWGPARAEEEHGVYVYDLMATVVHILDSRTGGSLVAHIKVGETYHQRKEGVTHQQWYLFNDFLIEPIDKHEAVQFDMNWKVPAILYYIKRNLNSKYNLNIKNPIEASVLLAEASLARKQRKTHTTFIPLMLNEMPQVGDLVGLDAEFVTLNEEEAELRSDGTKSTIKPSQMSVARITCVRGQGPNEGIPFIDDYISTQEQVVDYLTQYSGIKPGDLDAKISSKHLTTLKSTYLKLRFLIDIGVKFVGHGLQKDFRVINLMVPKDQVLDTVYLFHMPRKRMISLRFLAWYFLDAAVFSSVLAL from the exons atgaacTTCGAGGTTCTGGACCCTGGACTAGCAGAGTATGCTCCAGCCATGCATTCTGCCCTGGATCCTGTCCTGGATGCCCACCTGAACCCAAGTCTGCTACAGAATGTGGAGCTGGACCCGGAGGGAGTGGCCTTAGAGGCTCTTCCCGTCCAGGAGTCAGTGCACATAATGGAAGGTGTCTACTCTGAGTTGCACAGTGTGGTGGCTGAAGTGGGTGTGCCTGTCTCCGTCTCCCACTTTGACTTGCACGAGGAGATGCTGTGGGTGGGAAGCCATGGG GGCCATGCCACGTCATTTTTCGGCCCAGCTTTGGAACGCTACTCATCATTTCAGGTCAATGGCAGTGATGACATTCGGCAGATCCAAAGCCTGGAGAATGGCATCCTTTTTCTTACCAAGAACAACCTGAAGTATATGGCCCGTGGAGGCCTTATTATATTTGATTACCT GCTGGATGAGAGTGAAGATATGCACAGTCTGCTGCTGACTGACAGCAGCACTCTGCTCGTTGGTGGGCTGCAGAACCACATATTGGAGATTGACCTTAACACTGTCCAGGAGACTCAGAAG TATGCAGTTGAGACACCTGGAGTCACTATCATGAGACAGACGAATCGCTTCTTCTTCTGTGGCCACACATCTGGCAGG GTTTCCCTGCGAGACCTCCGTACTTTTAAGGTGGAGCATGAGTTTGATGCCTTCTCAGGGAGTCTGTCGGATTTTGATGTGCACGGCAACCTGCTAGCCACTTGTGGTTTCTCCAGCCGCCTCACCGGCCTGGCCTGTGACCGTTTCCTTAAGGTGTATGATCTACGCATGATGCGTGCCATCACACCACTTCAAGTTCATGTGGATCCTGCCTTCTTACGCTTCATCCCTACATACACTTCTCGTCTTGCTATCATCTCCCAGTCAG GGCAGTGCCAGTTTTGTGAGCCCACAGGCCTGGCCAATCCAGCAGACATCTTTCACGTGAATCCTGTGGGGCCTCTGCTAATGACGTTTGACGTGTCAGCCAGCAAGCAGGCCCTCGCCTTTGGGGATTCTGAGGGCTGTGTGCATCTCTGGACTGATTCCCCTGAGCCTTCCTTCAACCCCTACTCCCGTGAGACCGAGTTTGCTTTGCCCTGTCTCGTGGACTCACTGCCTCCTCTGGACTGGAGCCAGGACCTGCTGCCTCTTTCCCTCATCCCTGTCCCGCTCACCACTGACACGCTTCTCTCTGATTGGCCTGCTGCCAACTCCGCTCCAGCTCCCAG GCGAGCACCCCCTGTGGATGCAGAGATTCTGCGCACCATGAAGAAGGTGGGCTTCATTGGCTATGCACCCAACCCCCGCACCAGGCTGCGCAATCAG ATTCCTTACCGACTCAAGGAGTCTGACAGTGAATTTGACAGCTTCAGCCAGGTCACTGAGTCACCAGTAGGGCGGGAAGAGGAGCCACATCGCCACATGGTCTCTAAGAAATACCGCAAG GTGACCATCAAATACTCCAAGCTAGGGCTGGAGGACTTTGACTTCAAACACTACAATAAGACGCTGTTTGCTGGATTAGAGCCCCACATCCCCAATGCCTACTGTAACTGCATGATCCAG GTGCTCTATTTCCTGGAGCCTGTTCGCTGTCTAATCCAGAACCACCTTTGCCAGAAGGAGTTCTGCCTAGCATGTGAGCTGGGCTTCCTCTTCCACATGTTGGACCTCTCCCGAGGTGACCCTTGTCAG GGCAGTAATTTTCTTCGGGCGTTCCGCACCATTCCTGAGGCCTCGGCCCTTGGTCTGATTTTGGCTGACTCGGATGAGGCTTCAGGCAAGGGCAATCTGGCCAGGCTCATTCAGAGGTGGAATCGCTTCATTCTCACTCAACTGCATCAAGATTTGCAGGAGCTGGAAGTACCCCAGGCTTATCGAGGTGCTGGAGGCAG CTTTTGCTCATCGGGAGACTCTGTCATTGGGCAGCTGTTCAGCTGTGAGATGGAAAACTGCAGCCTCTGCCGCTGTGGCAGTGAGACCGTGCGAGCCTCATCCACCCTACTCTTCACGCTCTCCTACCCTGAGG ATAAAACCGGGAAGAACTGTGACTTTGCTCAGGTGCTGAAGCGAAGCATCTGCCTGGAGCAGAATACACAGGCCTGGTGTGACAACTGTGAAAAGTACCAGCCCACG ATTCAGACCCGCAACATCTGCCATCTCCCAGATATTCTTGTCATCAATTGTGAGGTGAACAGCTTGAAAGAAGCTGATTTCTGGAGAATGCAGGCTGAG GTTGCCTTCAAGATAGCAATAAAGAAGCATGGTGGGGAAATCTCCAAGAATAAGGAGTTTGCTTTGGCTGATTG GAAGGAACTAGGGAGTCCAGAGGGCATGCTGATGTGTCCCTCCATTGAGGAGTTGAAGAATGTCTGGCTTCCTTTCTCCATTCGAATGAAGATGACCAAGAACAAAGGGCTGGATGTTTGCAATTGGACTGATGGGGATGAGATGCAG TGGGGCCCAGCCAGGGCAGAGGAGGAGCATGGTGTCTATGTGTATGACCTGATGGCTACTGTGGTACACATCCTGGACTCACGCACAGGGGGCAGCCTGGTGGCTCACATCAAAGTTGGAGAGACCTACCACCAGCGCAAGGAG GGTGTTACCCACCAGCAGTGGTATCTCTTCAACGACTTTCTCATTGAACCTATTGATAAG caTGAAGCTGTGCAGTTTGACATGAATTGGAAAGTGCCTGCTATCCTTTATTACATCAAAAGGAATCTTAATTCCAAATACAACCTGAACA TTAAGAACCCCATCGAGGCAAGTGTTCTGCTGGCTGAAGCCTCATTAGCACGGAAGCAGCGGAAAACACATACGACCTTTATTCCCCTGATGCTGAATGAGATGCCACAGGTTGGGGACTTGGTGGGCCTGGACGCTGAGTTTGTCACCCTTAATGAG GAAGAAGCAGAGCTGCGCAGCGATGGCACCAAGTCTACCATCAAGCCAAGCCAGATGTCAGTAGCGAGGATTACCTGCGTTAGGGGCCAGGGACCCAATGAGGGTATCCCCTTCATTGATGACTACATCTCTACCCAGGAGCAG GTGGTGGATTACTTGACTCAGTACTCAGGGATAAAGCCAGGAGACCTTGATGCCAAGATTTCCTCTAAGCACCTTACAACTCTAAAGTCTACCTACTTAAAGCTTCGTTTTCTCATAGACATTGGAGTCAAGTTTGTGGGTCACGGTCTGCAGAAGGACTTCCGGGTCATCAACCTCATG GTGCCCAAGGACCAAGTCCTTGACACTGTTTATCTATTTCACATGCCCCGAAAACGAATGATTTCCCTGCGATTCCTTGCTTGGTACTTTCTGG ATGCAGCTGTCTTCTCTTCAGTGCTGGCGCTCTGA
- the PAN2 gene encoding PAN2-PAN3 deadenylation complex catalytic subunit PAN2 isoform X3, protein MNFEVLDPGLAEYAPAMHSALDPVLDAHLNPSLLQNVELDPEGVALEALPVQESVHIMEGVYSELHSVVAEVGVPVSVSHFDLHEEMLWVGSHGGHATSFFGPALERYSSFQVNGSDDIRQIQSLENGILFLTKNNLKYMARGGLIIFDYLLDESEDMHSLLLTDSSTLLVGGLQNHILEIDLNTVQETQKYAVETPGVTIMRQTNRFFFCGHTSGRVSLRDLRTFKVEHEFDAFSGSLSDFDVHGNLLATCGFSSRLTGLACDRFLKVYDLRMMRAITPLQVHVDPAFLRFIPTYTSRLAIISQSGQCQFCEPTGLANPADIFHVNPVGPLLMTFDVSASKQALAFGDSEGCVHLWTDSPEPSFNPYSRETEFALPCLVDSLPPLDWSQDLLPLSLIPVPLTTDTLLSDWPAANSAPAPRRAPPVDAEILRTMKKVGFIGYAPNPRTRLRNQIPYRLKESDSEFDSFSQVTESPVGREEEPHRHMVSKKYRKVTIKYSKLGLEDFDFKHYNKTLFAGLEPHIPNAYCNCMIQVLYFLEPVRCLIQNHLCQKEFCLACELGFLFHMLDLSRGDPCQGSNFLRAFRTIPEASALGLILADSDEASGKGNLARLIQRWNRFILTQLHQDLQELEVPQAYRGAGGSSFCSSGDSVIGQLFSCEMENCSLCRCGSETVRASSTLLFTLSYPEDKTGKNCDFAQVLKRSICLEQNTQAWCDNCEKYQPTIQTRNICHLPDILVINCEVNSLKEADFWRMQAEVAFKIAIKKHGGEISKNKEFALADWKELGSPEGMLMCPSIEELKNVWLPFSIRMKMTKNKGLDVCNWTDGDEMQWGPARAEEEHGVYVYDLMATVVHILDSRTGGSLVAHIKVGETYHQRKEGVTHQQWYLFNDFLIEPIDKHEAVQFDMNWKVPAILYYIKRNLNSKYNLNIKNPIEASVLLAEASLARKQRKTHTTFIPLMLNEMPQVGDLVGLDAEFVTLNEEEAELRSDGTKSTIKPSQMSVARITCVRGQGPNEGIPFIDDYISTQEQVVDYLTQYSGIKPGDLDAKISSKHLTTLKSTYLKLRFLIDIGVKFVGHGLQKDFRVINLMVPKDQVLDTVYLFHMPRKRMISLRFLAWYFLDLKIQGETHDSIEDARTALQLYRKYLELSKNGTEPESFHKVLKGLYEKGRKMDWKVPEPEGQTSPKNAAVFSSVLAL, encoded by the exons atgaacTTCGAGGTTCTGGACCCTGGACTAGCAGAGTATGCTCCAGCCATGCATTCTGCCCTGGATCCTGTCCTGGATGCCCACCTGAACCCAAGTCTGCTACAGAATGTGGAGCTGGACCCGGAGGGAGTGGCCTTAGAGGCTCTTCCCGTCCAGGAGTCAGTGCACATAATGGAAGGTGTCTACTCTGAGTTGCACAGTGTGGTGGCTGAAGTGGGTGTGCCTGTCTCCGTCTCCCACTTTGACTTGCACGAGGAGATGCTGTGGGTGGGAAGCCATGGG GGCCATGCCACGTCATTTTTCGGCCCAGCTTTGGAACGCTACTCATCATTTCAGGTCAATGGCAGTGATGACATTCGGCAGATCCAAAGCCTGGAGAATGGCATCCTTTTTCTTACCAAGAACAACCTGAAGTATATGGCCCGTGGAGGCCTTATTATATTTGATTACCT GCTGGATGAGAGTGAAGATATGCACAGTCTGCTGCTGACTGACAGCAGCACTCTGCTCGTTGGTGGGCTGCAGAACCACATATTGGAGATTGACCTTAACACTGTCCAGGAGACTCAGAAG TATGCAGTTGAGACACCTGGAGTCACTATCATGAGACAGACGAATCGCTTCTTCTTCTGTGGCCACACATCTGGCAGG GTTTCCCTGCGAGACCTCCGTACTTTTAAGGTGGAGCATGAGTTTGATGCCTTCTCAGGGAGTCTGTCGGATTTTGATGTGCACGGCAACCTGCTAGCCACTTGTGGTTTCTCCAGCCGCCTCACCGGCCTGGCCTGTGACCGTTTCCTTAAGGTGTATGATCTACGCATGATGCGTGCCATCACACCACTTCAAGTTCATGTGGATCCTGCCTTCTTACGCTTCATCCCTACATACACTTCTCGTCTTGCTATCATCTCCCAGTCAG GGCAGTGCCAGTTTTGTGAGCCCACAGGCCTGGCCAATCCAGCAGACATCTTTCACGTGAATCCTGTGGGGCCTCTGCTAATGACGTTTGACGTGTCAGCCAGCAAGCAGGCCCTCGCCTTTGGGGATTCTGAGGGCTGTGTGCATCTCTGGACTGATTCCCCTGAGCCTTCCTTCAACCCCTACTCCCGTGAGACCGAGTTTGCTTTGCCCTGTCTCGTGGACTCACTGCCTCCTCTGGACTGGAGCCAGGACCTGCTGCCTCTTTCCCTCATCCCTGTCCCGCTCACCACTGACACGCTTCTCTCTGATTGGCCTGCTGCCAACTCCGCTCCAGCTCCCAG GCGAGCACCCCCTGTGGATGCAGAGATTCTGCGCACCATGAAGAAGGTGGGCTTCATTGGCTATGCACCCAACCCCCGCACCAGGCTGCGCAATCAG ATTCCTTACCGACTCAAGGAGTCTGACAGTGAATTTGACAGCTTCAGCCAGGTCACTGAGTCACCAGTAGGGCGGGAAGAGGAGCCACATCGCCACATGGTCTCTAAGAAATACCGCAAG GTGACCATCAAATACTCCAAGCTAGGGCTGGAGGACTTTGACTTCAAACACTACAATAAGACGCTGTTTGCTGGATTAGAGCCCCACATCCCCAATGCCTACTGTAACTGCATGATCCAG GTGCTCTATTTCCTGGAGCCTGTTCGCTGTCTAATCCAGAACCACCTTTGCCAGAAGGAGTTCTGCCTAGCATGTGAGCTGGGCTTCCTCTTCCACATGTTGGACCTCTCCCGAGGTGACCCTTGTCAG GGCAGTAATTTTCTTCGGGCGTTCCGCACCATTCCTGAGGCCTCGGCCCTTGGTCTGATTTTGGCTGACTCGGATGAGGCTTCAGGCAAGGGCAATCTGGCCAGGCTCATTCAGAGGTGGAATCGCTTCATTCTCACTCAACTGCATCAAGATTTGCAGGAGCTGGAAGTACCCCAGGCTTATCGAGGTGCTGGAGGCAG CAGCTTTTGCTCATCGGGAGACTCTGTCATTGGGCAGCTGTTCAGCTGTGAGATGGAAAACTGCAGCCTCTGCCGCTGTGGCAGTGAGACCGTGCGAGCCTCATCCACCCTACTCTTCACGCTCTCCTACCCTGAGG ATAAAACCGGGAAGAACTGTGACTTTGCTCAGGTGCTGAAGCGAAGCATCTGCCTGGAGCAGAATACACAGGCCTGGTGTGACAACTGTGAAAAGTACCAGCCCACG ATTCAGACCCGCAACATCTGCCATCTCCCAGATATTCTTGTCATCAATTGTGAGGTGAACAGCTTGAAAGAAGCTGATTTCTGGAGAATGCAGGCTGAG GTTGCCTTCAAGATAGCAATAAAGAAGCATGGTGGGGAAATCTCCAAGAATAAGGAGTTTGCTTTGGCTGATTG GAAGGAACTAGGGAGTCCAGAGGGCATGCTGATGTGTCCCTCCATTGAGGAGTTGAAGAATGTCTGGCTTCCTTTCTCCATTCGAATGAAGATGACCAAGAACAAAGGGCTGGATGTTTGCAATTGGACTGATGGGGATGAGATGCAG TGGGGCCCAGCCAGGGCAGAGGAGGAGCATGGTGTCTATGTGTATGACCTGATGGCTACTGTGGTACACATCCTGGACTCACGCACAGGGGGCAGCCTGGTGGCTCACATCAAAGTTGGAGAGACCTACCACCAGCGCAAGGAG GGTGTTACCCACCAGCAGTGGTATCTCTTCAACGACTTTCTCATTGAACCTATTGATAAG caTGAAGCTGTGCAGTTTGACATGAATTGGAAAGTGCCTGCTATCCTTTATTACATCAAAAGGAATCTTAATTCCAAATACAACCTGAACA TTAAGAACCCCATCGAGGCAAGTGTTCTGCTGGCTGAAGCCTCATTAGCACGGAAGCAGCGGAAAACACATACGACCTTTATTCCCCTGATGCTGAATGAGATGCCACAGGTTGGGGACTTGGTGGGCCTGGACGCTGAGTTTGTCACCCTTAATGAG GAAGAAGCAGAGCTGCGCAGCGATGGCACCAAGTCTACCATCAAGCCAAGCCAGATGTCAGTAGCGAGGATTACCTGCGTTAGGGGCCAGGGACCCAATGAGGGTATCCCCTTCATTGATGACTACATCTCTACCCAGGAGCAG GTGGTGGATTACTTGACTCAGTACTCAGGGATAAAGCCAGGAGACCTTGATGCCAAGATTTCCTCTAAGCACCTTACAACTCTAAAGTCTACCTACTTAAAGCTTCGTTTTCTCATAGACATTGGAGTCAAGTTTGTGGGTCACGGTCTGCAGAAGGACTTCCGGGTCATCAACCTCATG GTGCCCAAGGACCAAGTCCTTGACACTGTTTATCTATTTCACATGCCCCGAAAACGAATGATTTCCCTGCGATTCCTTGCTTGGTACTTTCTGG ACTTGAAGATTCAAGGGGAGACCCATGACAGTATTGAGGATGCCCGCACAGCCCTTCAGCTTTACCGAAAGTATCTGGAGCTAAGCAAAAATGGCACTGAGCCTGAGTCCTTCCACAAAGTGCTCAAGGGCCTTTACGAGAAAGGCCGAAAGATGGACTGGAAGGTGCCTGAGCCCGAGGGCCAGACAAGTCCCAAGA ATGCAGCTGTCTTCTCTTCAGTGCTGGCGCTCTGA